The genomic DNA TGGAGGCCCAGTTTGTTCGAGTGAACTCGTTTTTAATCGTTCtgtaaacttttaaataaataataattaaaaaaaagacttaTAAAAGGCAAACGGTAAACTTTAGTTTTACAAATAGGAAAACGGCACGGCGCACGTTATAAATAGCGGCTCCAgcacaaaataatgtaaaacgTTATAACGGCCGAAATTAggctatttatttatttttgagcCGCTTCCATTAGATACCcgagaattgaaaaaaaaaaaaaaaaattagagcaTCGACCAAGTGTTTGATGAAATACCTGAGAAGAGTCTTCAAGAGCTAGTTAAATTTTAGCAAAATGGGAAGTGAAGAAAGCAACTTGAAATCCGAATGGAAAGACAAagtttttcagatattcaaaGAATTTATGACGAGGTAATAAAACTTGTGGTATATGTATTCAACGTTGGGAGTTTCAATCACATGATTCATTGACTGTTTTTTAATATAGGTATGCAAAGCTTGAGGAAATGGGTGCTTCGGGAAGCAAGTTACTTACTGCGTATCAGCAAGGACTTGGTGCGTGCTTTAATCGTGCGTTAATACTTGTTCGAATGTTACACCTTAGAACCGAAGttcactctttttctttttctttatatatatatatatatatatatatatatatatatatatatatatatatatatatatatatatatatatatatatatatatatatatatatatatttcctgTAGAATTTCTTCGACGGCCTCCTATTGATAAAACATCTAAGCTGATTGAGAATATTGTTAAAGCTAGTGAAACCCAGAGAGTTAAATCATATTTTGAAGCTGGCTGTATCAACGTTCATGACAGTCTGCAAAGTATGAGCAAGTGTAAGCCCAATTCTGTTTGAACCTTTCTGATTTTTGGGTGAGGTTTCATATTTGGAATGCTATACGTTTGTGAGACTTTACAAGTCTGGTGTTCTATCTACAGTGTGCTATATCATGTTACgagaaaaaaataagtattgGCCGGGTAATGATACAAACCCAGTAACATAGCGGAACTGCAGCAGCAAAATTCACTTTCGTATGGTTTTAAGTATTTTGACAGTATAACGATTGTGGTGATCTGTAACTTATTTAAATCTTGTGCTTTTAAATGTAAACACAGAAGTGCGTACTAGCCTGCTTGGACTTAATGATCATATTATTAGaggtaacatttttttttcaaatttatcacatttcttctcattattgCCACGGTTTATTTGAATTTACAATGCCTGTACAATAGTATCTgattttttttgtgaatttgtGTTTCTTGAGTGCCATAAATGGTATTCATTTATAATTGGCATTGAATACTCTGCCTTCCATCACCTCTTAATTATTGATGTGTCCCAACTAAGGACAGCTGGTACTTTGTTTTGTGTAAGTCGGAACTTGTTTTACAGTTTTTTGTCTTTTGACAATGTGCAAGTAACCATTACTATTTGAAATGTGTGTAAGAAGAATTGAACTATGAGTGAAACTCAGTTCTATGTAACCACATGCTTAATTTAGAAGTGAGATTGTGGTTTGTTTATTGATGTTTATTCTTGTTTACAACTTTCCAGAGCTAAGGCTTAAAGATATAGTTTAATATGCtcttaattattgaatttgcaGCCAAAGGCATACTCAATGAACTTGAAAGTCTACTGGAAGATGTAGCTGGTGCAATTCAAACTGCAAATGAATGTTTAGCTCCTTTCTGGGATAAAGATGGGGGCAGTGGATTGGATCTGCAAGACACTACGGATAAGGTTGGGTTTAATGTTGTTGTAACCTTTCAGTTTAGAATGTCTACATaaattctcttttcctttttatgtttGCTCTCTTGTTTTTCAGTAATGAATACAATATTGTGTGATTTGCATTGGTTTCTTTGTTGCTCTTTTGCATGTAATGTCTTCTTATAATCTGTTCTAGTTATTCAGCCCAGATTACACACATATGCCATATACTCATTCATGCTCTGCCCAGTTAGCCTGCTGCTTTGGCACCACCAGAGCATCTTTTTCCCTCAAGAATAATATGGGTTTAAGCGTAGATTGACATAATTCTCCTCCTGATGTATCAAAATTGCAAATAGATATGTCAAGATTTATACCACATTTCACAAAATTGCCTTTCAACtatgagttttaaaatttatcgaaTTGTATggagttaaataaatttttgctGTAGGTTTGACTGATTTCTTAAGCTAATGTTTAATTATCTTTTACTATTTCTGTGCTGGGAATTTCCATTACAATGTAAAATGAATGCCTAGTAAATTTGTAAAACCAGCTTCTGATGGTATACCTTGATCTTAATTTTATGTCATCAAGATTATTTCATTGCCACTGAAACCTCTTTGTCCTTAGTAGATAAGTACGTCATGTCATCGTCAAGGACCTGAAATGACAGACTTTGCTGCTTTGATGGGAATCATTTACGGTATGGTGAAGCAGGATTGTGTCATGCAGGTAATAAACTTCTGATACAGTTTCTTTTCACATTTGTTTGTGGAGCAATGCACCTGCAAGCCCAGCCTCATGGTGCTGAACCTTTTGACCTTTTTTGTAATTCAATAGTTGACAATTTCACCACTCTGTTGCAGGAAAGAATTATTACTAATCTAAATCTCAAGTCACTGTCAGGGGAGTTAGAGAGCTACCGCCTAATGTGGTCTTTGCGCCCTTATATAAATGATGAAATCGTGCATCAAGCTTGGAGACTTATTCCTTGAGAATCACATATGGTCTTGTGCAGTTTCAAGTAACCTTAGTGGGTTTCTTGAGTGAAAAACTTGTTTGGTAAAAGCTTTTCACTGTTATTTTAATGCATCTTTCAACAGAGTCATTTCCTTCATCCTTATCATGACCTCGTTAATTATTATATTGGTTTGCATTTTTGAAAATGCTATATTTGTTTATGCTTTTGTGTTGCATATATTATGTAGGAATTCTTGAACCCaagagttaaaaataataagttcCTCATTACCCATAATAGAATATTCACAAAAAATAAGGAAACAAATCATATTTGTCAAGAAGTGCGAAATCCTATGAATATGATCCTCATCTTGTATCTTGATCAATTGGATTGTTTCTTTGTGGAGCCCTATACAAAGCTTTTGTAGATGTCTTTTCTGGTGTCTTTATCATTATCATTTCATCCAGGAAGAATAGTTCCTCTAATTCTATGAATTATTTTAGAATACACTTTTCTTGGATATCATTCAAGAAAGTTACCCTTTGCATCTGTTCCATGGATTTATTGTCAAGTTGATTAACCATCAGGAATTATTCATCCCACTCAAAACTGGGAGAGCCTTGGCTTTGAATATTCTATTGAAGTTCTTTGGAAGATTTTATGCGGAAGGCACAAGGCTGGAGAGCATGTTTGTAAACATTTTCTTGTAGTTTATTAGTACATCACATCAATATCAAATCCTTCATAGGGGTCTCAACAAGTGAGCCATAATGCTTGCAGCACATTTCTTGTGTCTACTTCCATTTTTCTCTTTACTATCATATTCTTTGATGATTTAATGTTGCGAATATGTCCCCAGAATCTTAAAATGGGGCAGAATCTTTGGCCCTTCACAGGTAACACTCATTTTAACCTAAGGCAGCTATGTATTTATTGTTATGTTTCTGCGAGTAAATTATGTTTTCGTAAAATCACACATCTTAAAACCCTAACCTAGGGGGTATCTGACTGGAGGGGTGTTACACAAACACATACGGAGCTCAAGTATCTTGAAACCCTAACCTAGATACATGAATATTTGACAATTTAACCACATGTTtactaacaataaattatttacatttaAAACCCCACCAGCCCACATGTCAATCATCTATCGGCccacttattaaatattttgttacttgacaaatttttttgaGTCTACGTAAATTGGATCGGGTCAAATATAGACTCGGTCTGAAACATGAGAATAAAGCCTGATTTGACCCCATAGCTTATTAGGTTTGACCCATTGGCCTTCTAGATCAGGTTATGGGTCTTAGGTTTTAGGCCCATGGGTTACTTTTGtctgttattatttataatttttttttaaattataatataattaattaattaataattatgatataaaaaattataaatatttataagaaataaaaattttaaatttaaaagaatgagtttgagtttggttggAATATGTTGCTAttagatgttgttttatttatagtgagtgaataaaaaagaaagattttattcttttaaatgtgaatttttttaCAAAGTGTAAAAGTGTAAGTGTCAAAGTTTTACATATCAAATAATACAatcacttatttttttcatgcactataaaaagataaaacaaaatagaaGATTTAATCAAACTTATGTTTTAGATCTCAGATTGATGAGATTGATCATAAAAACTCAACTCactcattataaataagtttgtagccaaaggactatttcccacccaaggtatgctgattTCCTAAAGTTttctcgttaactttgaaaatttcatttatccacccatgggtaattaaatctgttaattttaggggtaaaatcatcattttatatttaacattaaaaataaacttaaatatgattttattttccctcataaaagtttaaaaactaacttttcttctctaaatcaagtttgaaaaaatcacatttttcctcTAGGGTGTTGTTTCAAAATCCGGTTACCTTCTCTAGCACCATCGTCGGccctctctccctcccgacagTTTTCCTTCCTTGACGGCCTACCTCACCTCCACCCCAATCCTTCTAGCGTCTAAAaacgtcatctgggaagaggaatcgtcttcccagacgacgaagacgagattgtctgggaagacgattcctCTTCCCAGAGGACGTTTTTGGACTCCAGAGGGATTGGGGTAGAGGTGAGGCAGGCCGTCGGAGGAAgggaaaccgtcgggagggaaAGACGGGCGACGATGGTGTCAGAGAAGGTGACcgaattttgaaactaaaccctagaagggaaatatgatttttttaaacttggcttgaagaagaaaatgttagtttttaaacttttaggggggaaaatgagatagaTTTTTTAGGAGTTaggatttattaattttaaccagttatgagtgggtaaatgaaattttcaaagttaatggagaGAACTTTAGAAAATCAAcgtaccttgggtgggaaatagtcctttggcctaagtttgttttcattttaatcgcaatttaattttctaacatattttttatttaaagaaaacataattaaaaaaatttattaaagttagAGCTTAGGCCTTACAATTTTTGTATAGAGTCAGATCTTAGGCTTTAAAGTTTTTATGAGCCGACACGGTTTAAAGGCACATTACTGTGTGACTTTAAGGCCTAACCCGGTCTAACACATGGCCACAATAGGCTGAGCCAGAGCCTACCCAGCCTATCCCTGCCTCTAGCAATAATACAAATTCTTACCAGCCACATGGTGACATGTCATTGGACTACttattaaacatttaaaaaatcacTTAGCATTGGGCTGtggttttacaattttttcattttagccAATTTTCTTCTGTTAACAttgaatgactattttacccttacacGCGTCCTCATTTcattagttatatttttaaatattatcaatagcATTATATTGATAACAGAAGAAAATTggctaaaatgaaaaaattgtaaaaccaCAGCCCAATGCtaagtgattttttaaaagtttaataagtAGTCCAATGACATGTCACCATGTGGCTGGTAAGAATTTGTATTATTGCTAgaggtgtatatatatatatatatatatatatatatatatatatatatataagtacaCATTTGATTATGtcatatgtgattaaatgatttttaattaagaataggtcaaaggactatttctcacccaaagtgTGCGTATTTCCCAAGTTTcctctattaactttgaaaatctcatttactcatcCGTGGACAATTAAAACTAACggtttcaaagataaaatcgtcattttgtctgtattataaaaaataaacttaaatttgttttaattttccccctaaaaactaacaatttctctcaacccaagttttaaaaaatagcattttccaccctagggtttcaattttttagatttaatttttcgacgtcgtttcttcctctttgaTGACCTCCAAGTGACGCCTCTTCTTCTCCGATGCGATCTCCTTCCCATGGCTCTCTTGGGAGTGGTTGTCgacgaagacgagtcgtctccgtctagacgaagacgagtcgtctccgtctagacgaagacgagtcgtctcTGTCTAGACGAAGACGACTTGTCTTCATCTCGATGGAGATGACTCGTCTTCGTTGACGATCACTCTCAAGAGAGCCGTCGAAAGAAGACTGTGCCAGAGAGGAAAAGGCGTCACCTGGAGACAAAGAGTCTTCATGGACTAGTACTCCCAAGAGAGCTGTCAGAAGAAGACTGTGTTAGAGAGGTAGAGGTGTTGCCTAGAGGTggtcggagaggaagaaacgacgctgaaaaattgaatctgaaaattagaaaccctaggggggaaaatgttgttttttaaaacttgggttggggtgaaattattagtttttagggtttaagggggaaaatgatataactaatgaactcagttaattttaacaacccatgagtaggtaaataagattttcaaaattaatagggGGAAACTTGCGAAATGCgcatactttggatgggaaatagtcctttggccttaaagaATATGTAAAGGATTTATTCCCTCGCTAAGCTTGTTGCATTCACAAATTAATACCTTTTAAGTATTGAAAACTCAAGCAATCACTTATAAGCGGttaaaattaggccaaacgattatttcccacccaaggtatgctgtaatgataagtttccaccctttaactatagaaataccaaatacccatctatggccggttaaatttaacaaaactctaacggtggtaaatttaatctcatttcccccctaaaagtttaaaaactaacattttttccctaagctaagtttgaaaagatcgcattgcccccctagggtttatttccaaaccctttcactttctccggagCCATCACCGACCGTCTTCctctcccgacggtttctcttccaccgacggcccccctcaactctaccccaacccatccggcaCAGAGAtacgtcatctgggaagagaaatcttcttcctagacgacgaagacaagatcgatctcgtcttcatcgtctgggaaaacgatcgtcttcccagatgaagacgactcatcttcccagaagacgacgagtcgtctcgtcttcgtctgagaagacgatcatcttcccaaacgacgacgattgggaagacgaagaacttcgtctcgTTTTCCATCGCTTTTTCGACGCCGATCGGGCGctcaaatgggaggaaagagatcaccggaaggagaggatgcttcgggaggaaGAGGTCGTCGACAATAGAGCCgaagatgtcgtcggagatttcaaaacgaaaccctagggtgaaactgcgattttttaaaacttaggcggggggaaaattttagtttttaaagtttaggggggcaaaagtagattctattttagtttatttttaatattatagagaaaatgacgattttacccttaccaccgttagagttttgttaaatttaactagtcatgggtgggtgtttgttgtttccatagttaaagggtgaaaacttgtcattacaacataccttaaatgggaaatagtcgtttggccttaaaattaacataattagttAAATTTCAGAAGTAAAAACAAATTCTCTCTCCCTCACCTTTTCTTCCCAAAATATGACGCTTATGTTTGGTGATGAAGATGACGTCTTCGTCTCTAGCTGGCGTCgtaaaaatggaagaaaagggGAGGGAGAGAGGCATTGGTCGATGACGACATCGGGAAAGAccaaggaaaaaagaaaaaaaccttagagggaaaatgcaacattttaaagtttaatcaaaggaaaaaattattagttttttaaatttaaaaaagaattgataatattaattgattctgttaattttaacctcCTATAgtaggtgtttgaatttttaatatttaatgtatattaatttgGGAATGCAACCAACTTTGGGCGGGTTCCTTCCTCTTTGGCTTTTTGCAACAAACTCAGTGGTTTCTGCTACTTCCTAGAGCTTTCTACTGCTTCCTGGAGCTTTCTTCTGCTAGGTTCCATCCTCTTTGGCTACATTTTCCTATCAAGTAGTTGCTTTTAGATGATGCTTCGGATGCTTTCTGGTCTGCTACTTCTGTCTGCTTCAGCCAAAGTGTGCTTTCGTGACCTTTTCTTAAGCTGGTGCAGCAATTTGAAGTCAGTTTTCTTTGCCTCTCCTTGTCTACACTTGAGGATTTTTAGAGAAGCTTTGTCTTGCTACTGCTTGTCTCTGGTCCATTTGCCCTCTTCCTGTTGCTGCTCTCCTTGGTTCCTTGCCAAGTTTTCTGTTGGTTTGTTTCTagattttccagattttcttgGGTGCCTCATCTTCTTCCAGTCGCCTAGGCCCAGTTGCCTTCTGCTGGTCTCTTGGTGGCTGCTTGGGATTTTGGCCTTTTGCCGGGTTTTGATGGTTGTTATTTCTTGTGTTTTCTTTTGTGGTGTGGTTTGGATTGTTGTGTTGTTTTCTTGTTGGTTGTTTTATGGTTCATCAAATTTGTTCAGGGCTGTCTAGTGTTGGTTCTCTGCTAGCCTTTCTCAAGTTTGGTTGAGCTTTGGTTATTCCGATTTCTCTTTTGAGGGTCTTcttgtttttttgttaatacatgtttacttatcaaaaaaaaaaaaaactttaactgtaaagataaagtaattcataatcacataattacaaatgatatgtactcaaaagtagacacatataacattgttcattCTATATTTCTATTAAATGGAATTCactaattaacaaataaataattggtCTCTCAAACCCCCATCAATGAATCCCACATTGATGGCAAAGCACGGAGTGTGCATCTCATATTGTTTGAGgggttaaatagtttgtgagttTATTATATTGTTAACATACATTTTGACttataaaatctaaaagcaaaaccaagtgaataatatattaataataaaccaGCTATTAGACCAAAAATGTTATACTAAACATTGGActgaaaatagtcttttggctaattatatatacatattattttacacAACTTATCACGTAAAGACTatgcctaattttttttttcaaatcaaagaCTTCTATTAGTTACATTATTTACTGAAatgattcaatttttcaaatataagaaCAAAACAATGCATATGCACTTCATCGAGAATTATCAAAAACTAGCATGGCAAAGTTTGGTTATAAATTTAATGCATTGTCATTTTACCAACAAGAATTTTTTGCTCTTTTGCTAACTTCTTTGGCAGCTTAGGAGATAGCAACAATTGAGAACTCACTCTATTTCCATTATTCTTCAagagaccttttttttttttgttaaatcgGAGAACCTTAATTGGATGAATGAACACTGAGACATAATAACCAAACCCACATccaatttatttgataaatcaaatcTTTACAAAGAtgacaaaaactcaaactcaaaactCTCTAAAAATTCTAgtattttaccaattttattatCCCGAATCCTCTTTAAACACATTTTCTTGTTCTATCAACTTATTTCCAATACATTCTTCTGTTTTCagcttctttcttttatatgtaGTGAAACTATTATGATTGATGAGGCAAATGTGGACAAGCTCGGGAAACAAAAGagcaattaaaaatatattaactgGCATTGAACTACATGGGTtactaaatatattatcaagtaACAATTTTACATATCAATTGACCATAGAGAAGAAGACTGGACATAATTTATAACCAAACCGAAGcctcttttattttcattcacattAAACCCACCCCCACCACCCATGTACTTTCTCCTATTTCTTCTCTAACTTCAATTAGAAATTTGGGCCAGCTGCTAAGATCTCCTCAGTCAGCTTCCCATCCTTGCCAATCTTGTAGTTGGTAAAAGTTTCAAAGTTTATCTTAAATAGGCCACCCAGCTTCAGCAATGTATCCTTGTAAGCCTTCTTATCCGCCCACTGCAGCACAAATAACAATGAAATTAGGTGATTCAAAATAGCACATTTTAAATTAGTCACAATGTATGGATGTGTTCAAGAAAAAGACAACTAACAGTGTTAATTGGATCCAGGATTTCTGAAGGCACTCCCTCAATCTCAGTGGGGATCTCAAGCCCAAACACCTCTGTTTTCTTGTAATTTGCCTTCAACAGTATACCAGAGTGAATGGCATCGATGATTTTACGTGTATACGGCAACTTGATGCGCCTTCCAGAACCGTAACTGCAAGAACAGGAAGATTTTAGTTCATTCTTTTACCAGAGTTTGACAAAGGATTATTTAAGTTCAATATAGGTATCCAAATCTACAATATATACCTTCCACCTGACCAGCCAGTGTTAACGAGCCACCCTGTTGCACCATGCTTCTGCATCTTCTCAGCCAACATCGCTGCATATTTGGTGGGGTGCAACATTATGAATGCAGCACCAAAGCAAGCTGAGAATGTTGCTGTTGGCTCCTTTATACCATCCTCTGTACCGGCAACCTGAAATTACAATCAAGTTGAGTCAATGGAGCAGCAGAAACATAGCTAAATAACCACCATAGTCACATGTCTGGATTTTAATAACAGTTATAATTCAATAAGATGGTGTAATACCAGAGCAGTATAGCCGCTGATGAAATGGTACATAGTCTGTGCCAGGCTCAGCTTGCTCACTGGTGGGAGCACACCAAATGCATCGCAGGCCAATAGGATAACATTCTTAGGGTGTGGACCAACACATGGGATCTTTGCATTGGGTATATACTCAATCGGATAGGCTGCCCGAGTGTTCTCTgcaaataagaagaaaaaagcaCACAACATAAGAACTTCTCTGGTATAAACAAATATTGCATgtatatcaaatcaaaacatctttttttgcagaataattttaacataattgaATCCAGagaaatcaaaattcaaattctgcTAGCTCCTTTAACTTGTAAAATTTTGCTCTATTCAAATTCGGTTGCAGACCTTTTTTTTCCTGAATCCTTAGGATGAAGCATTAAAAAAGCCAACATACCTAAGCGTTTTACTTAAATTGCCCACTCGGCAAAGCAAATTAGTTGATTTCATATTATCACTGTCATATTAATCACACACTATATAGGTATCCCATAGGATGCAATCGATTTAAtctatgataaaatttattaaatgatgtGGCAGCAAACTAAAGCACCATTTATGGGTAAGATCAACTGCAATTAAATATAACTTAGGTAATacataaattactaaaaattgattatttaccTGTAACAGATTTCTCAGTGTAATCCACCTCCCTGTTATGCTCATCAAACACCACATTTTCCAACACTGCCATTTACAATCAATTGAattgttttcatatatatattcatgacATACTAAAACCTAAATCATAGAAAAATAAGGactaaagaaaatgaagaacatACCGGTGCCAAACTTGATGGCATTCCAGATATCAGGCTCCTTCTCCCTTGAGAGGTCAATACACTTGGCATAGCAACCACCTTCAATATTCGACACACCATTCTCACTCCAACAGTGTTCATCATCTCCAATTAGATACCTATTGTGATCAGTGGACAGTGTTGTCTTTCCAGTTCCTAACATCAAAAGTATTGAAATGAACTCATCAATAAGAGTACAAACTCCATAAATACAAGAAAGGGCATACAAACAAACATATGTCAAAAGATGTACAATAAGTTGTTTAAGGACGAGTAAGAAGGCACGTATTACTTGCGCACGTTAGCACCAGATCATATCCCTGATCCGATGATACTATACCTGACAATCCAAAGAAGAGGGCAACATCTCCATCTTTTCCCATATTGCAGCCCGAATGTAGAGAGAGGATTTGACGTTTAGGCATGAGATAATGCATTACACTGAAAAGGCCCTTCTTCATTTCCCCGGCGTACTGTGTGCCGAGGATGACCATTTCCCTTCTAGCAAGATTAAGGTCTATGCTAGTAGAGGATGTCATGTAGTGAGTATATCGGTTACACGGGAACTGTCCAGCATTGTATATAGTGAAGTCCGGAGTACCGAAATTCTCCAGCTCTTCAGGAGTGGGTCGGATACACCTGCCACCCACCCAGTTATCCAATTGTACACTAAGCTATATTTCCATTGTACATTGTTTAACCACTTTCCTCCATCAATGAATGATAATAAAACTCAAGATAGGATAATGATATTAACATTATGTCAACGACAAGGAGACTTATCTGGCAGGGCTAAGACCTTTGAAAAAACAGCtgaaatttgttataatatGTTTCACTTACATGTTGTGCATGAACAAAGAATGGTATGCTCTGGCAGAAACAATTCTGACTTTGATTCTGTTCTGCGGATCCCAGTTCAAAAATTGATCATTCACAAAGACCTGcaaatttttcattcaacaCCCATTAtcaatcattaaaataaatagagCATGCTTCCATCTATCAATATAAATAGAATGTTATTTAGAATTAACTACGGTAACTAAATATGtactaatttaattatttttacatgtCTTAGTAAATGAATATGATATGATTTGTATGGCTGAATATGACAGACATAGATAGCGGACCTAAGCCAACCAGGAAAATCCCAATAGTTTAGGGCCATAAGCCAACTTGGCAAAGACGACAAGAAAGATTCCAAGCCCATATCACCATCAATAAATCTTCTACTAAAATGAAAGCTATACCGTTCTAggcttttcattttttttatttaatgttcaATAAACTTTTTACACAATTTTGAGAGGTGCTTATTTAAGACATCACATGTCACAAAAATTGAGCCacctttaaaagaaatttttaccttctattttatataattcattgTTTCTTCACTCTTCAAAAACAATTTAAGGAACATCTAGATTAGGAAATTCAAAACAGGGGGCTATTACATAAGTATTCAGACCATAGAGATCTGATGTATTTACCCTTATAAAATATACTTAGATAGGTGTTCTTAATTCTTCAGTAGCTtgccttatttttattttatattatcaaacaGAAAGAAATCATACATAAATCCTTAAATGTCCCTTAATTTGTATGACTAGCAGCAGTATGATTGAAAAGCATAATATAGATAGCAGATAATAAGTCGGTAGACTTACTTTGTCCAAGGAATTCAAATAATCAACAGCTCTTTCTCTGTTGACCAGGAACGTATGCTCATCCATCTCAATGTTAGGTGAACCCCTGTCCattcaaacaaacaaattacTTATTAAATCATTTTCACATTGGAAAGAATAataggttttttctttttaaatttctgtagtcacagattaaaataaaaactaagtgAGAATATACAAGCACTTACTTTCCCCACCAAAGGTCATCTTCAGTGGTTTCATCCCTGACAACACGCTTATCTCTTGGAGAGCGGCCAGTCTTGGCTCCAGAGAGGGTTGCCAATGCACCGCTTGAGGTGATGAACGACCCTTGCTCGTATTTGATGGCTTGCTCATATAACTCTGAAAACCCACAAAGTAAATTATTTATGGAGATAatgaattt from Mangifera indica cultivar Alphonso chromosome 16, CATAS_Mindica_2.1, whole genome shotgun sequence includes the following:
- the LOC123199343 gene encoding uncharacterized protein LOC123199343 isoform X5 — protein: MGSEESNLKSEWKDKVFQIFKEFMTRYAKLEEMGASGSKLLTAYQQGLEFLRRPPIDKTSKLIENIVKASETQRVKSYFEAGCINVHDSLQSMSKSKGILNELESLLEDVAGAIQTANECLAPFWDKDGGSGLDLQDTTDKISTSCHRQGPEMTDFAALMGIIYGMVKQDCVMQERIITNLNLKSLSGELESYRLMWSLRPYINDEIVHQAWRLIP
- the LOC123199343 gene encoding uncharacterized protein LOC123199343 isoform X3, producing the protein MGSEESNLKSEWKDKVFQIFKEFMTRYAKLEEMGASGSKLLTAYQQGLEFLRRPPIDKTSKLIENIVKASETQRVKSYFEAGCINVHDSLQSMSKLRTSLLGLNDHIIRAKGILNELESLLEDVAGAIQTANECLAPFWDKDGGSGLDLQDTTDKISTSCHRQGPEMTDFAALMGIIYGMVKQDCVMQERIITNLNLKSLSGELESYRLMWSLRPYINDEIVHQAWRLIP
- the LOC123199343 gene encoding uncharacterized protein LOC123199343 isoform X4, which encodes MGSEESNLKSEWKDKVFQIFKEFMTRYAKLEEMGASGSKLLTAYQQGLASETQRVKSYFEAGCINVHDSLQSMSKLCYIMLREKNKYWPEVRTSLLGLNDHIIRAKGILNELESLLEDVAGAIQTANECLAPFWDKDGGSGLDLQDTTDKISTSCHRQGPEMTDFAALMGIIYGMVKQDCVMQERIITNLNLKSLSGELESYRLMWSLRPYINDEIVHQAWRLIP
- the LOC123199343 gene encoding uncharacterized protein LOC123199343 isoform X7, which produces MGSEESNLKSEWKDKVFQIFKEFMTRYAKLEEMGASGSKLLTAYQQGLASETQRVKSYFEAGCINVHDSLQSMSKSKGILNELESLLEDVAGAIQTANECLAPFWDKDGGSGLDLQDTTDKISTSCHRQGPEMTDFAALMGIIYGMVKQDCVMQERIITNLNLKSLSGELESYRLMWSLRPYINDEIVHQAWRLIP
- the LOC123199343 gene encoding uncharacterized protein LOC123199343 isoform X2; this translates as MGSEESNLKSEWKDKVFQIFKEFMTRYAKLEEMGASGSKLLTAYQQGLEFLRRPPIDKTSKLIENIVKASETQRVKSYFEAGCINVHDSLQSMSKLCYIMLREKNKYWPVRTSLLGLNDHIIRAKGILNELESLLEDVAGAIQTANECLAPFWDKDGGSGLDLQDTTDKISTSCHRQGPEMTDFAALMGIIYGMVKQDCVMQERIITNLNLKSLSGELESYRLMWSLRPYINDEIVHQAWRLIP
- the LOC123199343 gene encoding uncharacterized protein LOC123199343 isoform X1, which translates into the protein MGSEESNLKSEWKDKVFQIFKEFMTRYAKLEEMGASGSKLLTAYQQGLEFLRRPPIDKTSKLIENIVKASETQRVKSYFEAGCINVHDSLQSMSKLCYIMLREKNKYWPEVRTSLLGLNDHIIRAKGILNELESLLEDVAGAIQTANECLAPFWDKDGGSGLDLQDTTDKISTSCHRQGPEMTDFAALMGIIYGMVKQDCVMQERIITNLNLKSLSGELESYRLMWSLRPYINDEIVHQAWRLIP
- the LOC123199343 gene encoding uncharacterized protein LOC123199343 isoform X6 — protein: MGSEESNLKSEWKDKVFQIFKEFMTRYAKLEEMGASGSKLLTAYQQGLASETQRVKSYFEAGCINVHDSLQSMSKLRTSLLGLNDHIIRAKGILNELESLLEDVAGAIQTANECLAPFWDKDGGSGLDLQDTTDKISTSCHRQGPEMTDFAALMGIIYGMVKQDCVMQERIITNLNLKSLSGELESYRLMWSLRPYINDEIVHQAWRLIP